A DNA window from Planctomycetota bacterium contains the following coding sequences:
- a CDS encoding DUF58 domain-containing protein has product MATAVATSNAVDSEDRLRLDPAFLAKLDKLDVHSRKILQGKMKGERRSKRRGQSVEFADFRNYVPGDDLRFIDWNAYARLDKLFLKLFLEEEDLALSVLVDVSKSTDYGDPHKLGYLRRVAAALGYVGLVNYNRVSVSAYADGVVADTGGLRGRRSVPRLLDFLDQQKPTGSGDLAKACRDFALRHRNKGVVVLLGDLFDKAGFEEGLRYLLAGRYDVFVVQVLSPQELEPDMKGDLKLIDLEDDDAAEVSITAPLLRRYKANLDGYCRKVRDYVTRRGGSYLLATTDTPFDELVLTQLRSRGLLR; this is encoded by the coding sequence ATGGCCACTGCCGTTGCCACGTCGAACGCCGTCGACTCGGAGGACCGTCTCCGGCTCGATCCGGCGTTCCTGGCCAAGCTCGACAAGCTCGACGTCCACAGCCGAAAGATCCTCCAGGGCAAGATGAAGGGCGAGCGCCGCAGCAAGCGTCGCGGGCAGTCCGTCGAGTTCGCCGACTTCCGCAACTACGTCCCCGGCGACGACCTGCGGTTCATCGACTGGAACGCCTACGCCCGGCTGGACAAGCTGTTTCTCAAGCTCTTCCTCGAAGAAGAGGACCTCGCGCTCAGCGTGCTGGTCGACGTCAGCAAGAGCACCGACTACGGCGACCCGCACAAGCTCGGCTACCTACGCCGCGTCGCCGCCGCGCTCGGTTACGTCGGGCTCGTCAACTACAACCGGGTCTCGGTCTCCGCCTATGCGGACGGCGTCGTCGCCGACACGGGCGGCCTGCGTGGCAGACGCAGCGTGCCGCGGCTGCTGGACTTCCTCGACCAGCAGAAGCCAACAGGTTCTGGCGATCTGGCCAAGGCCTGCCGCGACTTTGCTCTGCGGCACCGGAACAAGGGCGTCGTCGTTCTCTTGGGCGATCTGTTCGACAAGGCCGGCTTCGAAGAGGGCCTGCGGTATTTGCTGGCCGGGCGGTACGACGTCTTTGTGGTGCAGGTGCTGAGCCCGCAGGAGCTGGAGCCCGACATGAAGGGCGACCTGAAACTCATCGACCTTGAAGACGACGACGCGGCCGAGGTCAGCATCACCGCCCCGCTGCTCCGTCGCTACAAGGCCAACCTCGACGGGTACTGCCGGAAGGTCCGCGACTACGTCACCCGCCGCGGCGGTTCGTACCTTCTGGCGACGACGGACACGCCCTTCGACGAGCTGGTCCTGACCCAACTCCGCAGCCGCGGCTTGCTGCGATAG